GACGTACACGACGCCGGTCGGGTTCGGGGTGTTCGCCGCGTTGACGACCGCTGCTGCGAAGGTCGCGTCGCTCAGGTCGCCGGAGACCACGGTGAAGTGGACGTCGGCGTGGTGGAACTCCGAACGCATTGTGTACAGGGCGGTTTCGTTGGCCCGCATGCTGGCCGCGATCGCCGTGTAGCCCTTAGGGACGGCCTTGTTCGGGAAGAAGTGCGCCTGGTGGCTGGTGACGAAGATGATGCGACCGCCGGCCGGCATCAGCGGCAGTGCCCGCAGCGCGATGCGTCGCTGCGCGTCGCGGTCGACGCGCATGGCGGGGCTGAGCTCACCGGAGGTCAGGATCAGGGTGTCGAGTCGCCCGAACCGGGCGCCGATGGTGTCGACCATCGCGGCGGACTCGACCGCGGTGCCGGCCCGCACGACGTGGGTGTCGGCATCGGCGAGCAGGTGGGCGACGTCGGCGCCGATGCCCGTCGATCCGCCGGTGACCAGGGCGATCCGTGCAGGTTCGTGATGCATGTCGGCTTCCTTTCGTCGCTGCTGTGCGCCGGGTGCCCACCACCGTACAACAGTTTTTAAGAAAAATAAGACATAGATAAGGTCACAATAAGGTGTGCACGGGTGGGCCATCATGGACGGTGTGGAGTCGACCCGGATAGATCGATGGCTGTGGTCGGTCCGGTTGGCGAAGACCCGCCCGGACGCCGCCGAGGCGTGTCGCGGCGGACATGTGCGGGTCAACGGCCGGCCGGCAAAACCCGCGACGATGGTGTCGCCCGGTGACGAGGTGCGCGCCCGCATCGGGCAGAACACGCGCATCGTCGAAGTGCTGCGGGTGATCCACAAGCGGGTCGGCGCGGCCGACGCGGCGACCTGCTTCCTCGACCGGACACCGCGGCCGACGGTGACGGAGATCGTCCCGGTCGCTGCGCGAGACCGCGGAGCCGGCCGCCCGACCAAACGCGACCGCCGGATGCTCGAGAGGCTGCGGGCGGGCCGGATCCGCTGATCGCTGCAAGGATCGGGTCATGCCCTCTACCTACGTGAAGGCGTGCATCAACGGCGCGCGCACCCCGGACCAGCATCCCGGACTCCCGGTGACACCCGGGCAGTTGGCCGCCGCGGCGGTCAGCGCCCACGAGGCGGGGGCGCAAGCCGTGCACATGCATCCCAAGACCCCGGACGGCGTCGACTCGCTGCAACCCGACGTGGTGGGCGTCGCGGTCGAGGCGGTGCGCCACGCGTTGCCGGGCCTTCCGCTGGGCGTGACCACCGGTTACTGGGCGCTG
The window above is part of the Mycolicibacterium rutilum genome. Proteins encoded here:
- a CDS encoding RNA-binding S4 domain-containing protein — protein: MDGVESTRIDRWLWSVRLAKTRPDAAEACRGGHVRVNGRPAKPATMVSPGDEVRARIGQNTRIVEVLRVIHKRVGAADAATCFLDRTPRPTVTEIVPVAARDRGAGRPTKRDRRMLERLRAGRIR
- a CDS encoding Rossmann-fold NAD(P)-binding domain-containing protein — its product is MHHEPARIALVTGGSTGIGADVAHLLADADTHVVRAGTAVESAAMVDTIGARFGRLDTLILTSGELSPAMRVDRDAQRRIALRALPLMPAGGRIIFVTSHQAHFFPNKAVPKGYTAIAASMRANETALYTMRSEFHHADVHFTVVSGDLSDATFAAAVVNAANTPNPTGVVYVGRADYLMTA